The sequence GGACAGGGCGCCAAGTGCGTAGGCTTCTACTGCACCTTCACGCTCCCCTCGCAAGCACCGGCCGGCACGGGCGGTGCCAGCGCGGGCACGGGCGGCAGCAGCGCCGGCACCGGCGGTACCTCGGGTAGCACTGATGGTGGGACCAGCAGTTCCGGCAGCAGCGGCTGTTCCGTGGCCGGTGGTGCCCCGGCAGGCCTGTCGCTGATCGCCGGCTTGGGCCTGATCGGGTTCGCCGTCCGTCGTCGCTCGCGTCGTCGCTAGACAACGTCGGCAGCCTCCCCCGTTCGTTGCGTACGCGCCGCGCCGGTTTTCAGCCGGACGCGGCGC comes from Polyangia bacterium and encodes:
- a CDS encoding MYXO-CTERM sorting domain-containing protein; translated protein: MSSSGKKLGWSLIAGLCLLLSGRAFAAPNPTSCINDVDCMATPTCGGEVCDFTGTGKCIAADATKHPMDGWCTSSHGDDDCKCKGQGAKCVGFYCTFTLPSQAPAGTGGASAGTGGSSAGTGGTSGSTDGGTSSSGSSGCSVAGGAPAGLSLIAGLGLIGFAVRRRSRRR